AATTGTTCACATTCGAAGGCCTTGGGTAATGATTAGCGTCAATGACGATAAGGATCTTCACTTTCGCAAAGCCGGtaatccttcctctctctctttttatcCCTTTGTGCTGATAACCTCATAGTTAGAAATAGGGGCATCTTCTGCCAATTCGAGAAAATTCTTTTCCATCTTAGTTATCCATTTAAACAAAAAGAGCCCTAGTGTTGAACAAATTCATTTATGTGATAGGTCACAGGACAATATTATCTTTTTGGTTTCTTTGAAGGTTTTGAAAAGCAAGGCTCGGTCTATGAGTTGTATGAATCTTTGTATGGCTGACTGTAAtattttctttgacagaatttgatCCAGAGGAATGTCCACCGCATTGTTCAAGGCCTTGTGAGAATGTTTGTCCTGCAAACGCAATATCATTAGAAGAAGACAAATCACCAGCACATTTCTCCTATGGTACAGAAATGCTAAATGTTTTAAAGGTCTTTCAATAATTTACTTTCTGGGGTTTATGATTAATCATCTATATCATTGTGACATTGCCAATTTTTCCAATATTTATATTTGTAATCAAAATTGATATGCAGGGTGGAGTCATAACTGAACGCTGTTATGGCTGTGGCCGTTGCTTTCCTGTGTGCCCCTATGATAAAATAAGTGtgtattttttttctcattttttgtgcttatctcttttttttttttaagtattttggcTTTCCGTTGTGAATACTTCATATCTTTTCCCCAACAAAACATaaattctttccttttcttctctcagGGCCTCAAGCAGTATAGGAATCTGTCACATTAATCATATTCAATAGAAACTAACTTGTTCAAATTGATCTAGGAGAGGCTACATATGTGAGAGATGCTACTGCTACTGCTGAACTTATTAAAAGAAATGATGTTGAGGCCATAGAGATACATACAAGTGGAAGGTATAAGGAAATATGATTGATAAATTGAAACTATGTGCTCTATTTCTCCTTTCTTTTCAATATGCTTTTCATACATATAGCCTGTAGATTGGACTATGTCCTCCAGTTCTTGAAATTCGCCTTTGCACCTTTGaagtaaatataatttctatttttAACCATGTTCTGTTCATCTTCATATAAGCAACGGCATTCACCTAGGAAAAAACTGTGTACTTTGTGTAGGCAGATGGCTTCCTTCAAGGAACTTTGGGATGGTTTGGGAAACTCACTTGGATGTCTGAAACTAATTGCAGTGAGTATAGAAACCTGCATTGCTGATTGATCTGGATTTACCGGGAATATACAAGTTAAATAACATTGCTAGTATTGAGTTTTTGAGTGAATGGGATTAACCATTAATTTCAACAGGTTAGCTTACCCTATACTGGGGATTCAACTGTATCTGCAATGAACGCAATGTACTCAGTCATGGAACCTCAGTTAAAATGCCTCAATTTATGGCAGGTTTGCATCCTGTTACTTTAAATGTTTTCATCACAATCCATTTCTATTAACAATCCATGTTCCCTATCAACTGAAGTTGGATGGCCGCCCCATGAGTGGAGATATTGGCCGAGGTACCACAAGGGAGTCAATTGCATTTGCTGTCCGTTTGGCTGCAGCCAACAGCAAGCCTCATGGTTTGTGTGAAAACCACTAGCTTTGTGTAAAAGTTTATGGTCATTTTGAGCTGTTCTCAGCTGATGATGTGTGTGAATTAAGCCTGTATTTCACCTTCCTGTGCTGGTAGGATTTTTTCAATTGGCAGGTGGCACAAATGCACAGACTGTTGATGGGCTAAAAAGGGAGGGACTCTTTCAATCAGCATTAGTTGCTGGTAGTTTTATACCCCATTCCTTGTGTATTTTTATGctataatactttttttttttctttttacttttttttctcctttttgtgGAGAACTCAGAAGACAATAAATCAGTGGCCTCATCGCCTTATTCCGCAAATGCTTTAATTGGTGGGATAGCTTATGGTGGCTATGCACGCAAGGTTAGTATTGCATTTTCTCCTGCTTCCGGTGCCTATTTGTAACTACTATATCTGGAAGTGCTGTTAATTGGGATGTTTATAATTCTATGACTTCAGATTGTTGGAAGGGTCTTAAGATCCATGCAATCACAGCATGGCCTTGCTTGTATTGAGGATTATCCAGAGCATCTCTTAGAGGCACTTACAGAAGCCCTTGGTTTGGTTGGACCAGTCAAATGTTATGATCCATTCCTGCAGGATAGCTGATGCAGATTGAAATTATCTGTTTTCTgcatgatttctcattttctaaaaCTTTAATCGAGtcatatatatgtgtgtggaagcCATATTGAGGTAAATATTCAGCGCCTCTATTAGAAAGTTTCAGGTTAACTTTCTCCAAACTCAATTGCAGGAAAAGTGAGAGTTGCCTTCTATTATGTAGCTCATCTCATAGATTTCCAAAAAGAAAGGTCATTTTTATGATCTTGCAGCCCATGGTTCTGCTGAACTGCCTGGGTGAAGATGTAAAGCCTGCTTATGTCTAACCATGTTTCATGATACAAAATCATACTTTGTTATAGATAACTGGTAGTGCCCTTTTGACATTcacgaaaatatttttaatactagTTGTTAGAATTATtggaaataatattataatttattgaaaTTGCATTCCGTGAAGCGTTATCTGATAGTGAACTcgtgatttaaatttttaattacatagcTATTCTTGACCAGTCTTAAAGTACAATAATTTTTAACTAACAGGTTTGGTGTTAGCCCATTCAATTCAATGCCAACACCTACTGTTATTTTTTTGTGGGTTCTTCCccctgaaaatattgatttcaaaTGTCTGCTGCGCTTTAGATTGAATAATATAATGCAGCACCATTCTCTCTCCTATTAGAAAGGTAAgggttttttatttatttaaggggatttaaaatatatatattattgaaatGCCAGTTGCTTGGTGCTGCAAGAAACTATGCCAAATATGCATGAGAATAAACTAATGAAAAATAAAAGCAAATCTTTTCTCTATACTTGATCGGAATTGAAGTAGAGTCTTAGTCTTCCAATATTATTCCACTAACCCCCCTGCAATATATGCCTTAGCCAACTTGTAGAAGgtgcaattttatttatttatttttttctcccATTTGCATGGCCCAAGTTGAGATTGACCTAATGATAAAATTTGATGGAGTTTTGTACAAGTCAATGTTCTACCATCTCCACAGACACCAAAAAAGATTAAATCCACTCCACAAAACTTTCAAGCTCTTCTGTGCTGGAAAAAGTTTCAATTTTCTTTAGAACATTGAAATTTGTAGCAAAGGGTTTGGCCATTTTTAAATTGAGATTATGAAAGGTTATTTTTCTTCAAAGAATTATttcaaataatattaaaaaaataattatttataatttttatgattataatctattaaatttaacttagttttaaaatttttttaatattttaaaatttttttaataacagttaaaataataatataaaaaggtTAGTTGGTTTCCGGTCGACTCTCCACTTTAATGACCCAAATGCACAATTGACAGCCATatccaaaaaaattttaataactagtaTATACCAACCCCGAGGATTATTAATTCGGTTTCTCATCTTATCAAATATTCTTAAAAGTAAATTTATTCTTCATATTCTAATCACCCATCTAATTAAGGTTGTGTTTGGTATAACTTAATATAATGGAatctaattattatataataaaattaaagttgtaatgttATACAATGTattgaatatattaattattaaattatttttttaaataataaaaatataattatatatatatattaatggaatgtaattaaattaataataatattttatcaaatgttGTTTTAGTGGTGGTAATATAGTGACAATAATGGTAACAAAGCGGAGATGGTGGTGAGGTGGTGATGGTGATAGTTGTCGAATGGTGGTGGTAATAGTAAAGGTGATCAGGTGGTGTGATGATGGTTTGATAGTAGTATTGAcaaagaataaaaaaattaaaataaataattatggtcataataattttttttatgtaatgATGATTACACTACTTAAAAATGTAATTGAGTATATTATGTAATTGTCTTTcattacattaattttttttttattaccaaGTAAAATAATAACTCCACTTAAATAGTTTACGCTTAactggtcccaagcccggataaaggaggagggttgcggtaggtgacaaccagcgtaaaaatttcgtcacactctatgatatggattcaaatgatataaaagtTGGGGCGTTCTCTACTAACGAcgtgctacatcggagcccgggtgtagtgagaaatatgcaagggtgtagggcattcaccgaaaacgacgcgccatgccggtgcccgggtgtggtgttaagtgagcaagggttcctacATCatagacgggtgtgggtaaagaagttagtccataggacagatagtagaataaatagtgaaacagaacacaagatagacatagaaaacaatagaagatatcatagaaggagaccaattaggaaggagcaggataggaggaggatcagggttggtacttggaatgttggatcacttacaggaaaattaatggagcttgtggataccttggaaaggagaagggtgaatattgcttgcattcaggagactaaatgggtaggacagaaaagtaaggaagtaggtaattcagggtacaaactatgGTTTacaggaaaggagagaaataagaacggagtgggcataatcatagataaGACATttgtgacaacccttacccgtctacagtgtagccgagcaagatatgccactcaatgtgccggagcactaatacatgtttcaattacaatttatcccttttaattcatttatttataattttttgataaatttgaatttttccgcaatttttatagaaaatccggcagagtgccggctataaattgaaaaaacagttcttctgaacctgttaaaagcacttccaataatatcatcacattattctcaatcaacctctaatatattctcaacaatttctcaattcactttagtatctcaaaatttaattcaattcaaaacacagtaaactcaatgagaaatgctcaatttattactgaacatattttaTAGATACTTACattaaaagcataattacatgaatttataatatacattacagaaggttacaaaatacaaaatatcaaactatcaaaatatcaaaagtggcctaatgtcctaccaaatgcactgcaatgtgaggtgactctgaactctgaatgcagatatgaaggctcaccttgTATGAGgcttgctggactccccagctatgtctccagtacctgcgcatggcaaaagcgacgcgctaagcaattctacttagtggtgacaatataaaataaaataaatatgcagaatgtatgtttacatttctgggtagacttaatttctgatatttattgcagtattattcgatttaagtttggtaagatttattaacattgcccgagtaacccatactagtcgactggactagataaatgggtaaactggtactgggtactaagtacctcggaccatcacaccatcggtcacaacgtgtctctcggtgtgcaacagaacagctaataagctgtaataattatcggggattaaacccgagtataacaactcaatatcatagccaaaggctattatgtcacagaatggcatgggaagccatgaaatacagaatggcatgggaagccatgaaatacagaatggcatgaagctatatgcagtactgctaacagaaccctattggcatgccaacctatccaaaccaatcacattaggtctactagggcatttaacacttttaatttatgtaattctttgaaattgaaattttatgactactattcatttcattggtcaaccgaaatattgacttttgcattgacaataggtatattggtttaaatatcatcaacataccacattttgcattttaaacttgttggtattggttgccaataccatttctaagcttaatgttaattgggcaaaattttcagttttcatgctttgtatttattgttccattggtcatttttgtagtagaaatttggcaaaatgatcaacatgaaagttgttccttattttgtctagttgaatttccttttttgaatcacttcatttggagttttgtagctcaagttatggcccaaaaaccacaactggccggattaaaatttttttcagaatttctggactgaccaaatctacagtgttaggaacagtgactgcaactcactttttgaatatgttatggtcataatttgggttaggttttttcatgaaagttgttggtctatatctcagcttgtttttgaaaaaatttcaggtcaattggacctttctacactgagttatggccaaatgaccaaatactgttcatttggtcattttgcccaggcagactgcaggtcacccggattaggacaaACTTTtgatcaacttggtttggttttctgggcatgatttcttcactaaagttgtgccattatgtgtctagtttcatgtccaattggcctttcaccaattggacctctataattcaagttattgctacccaaacctgctggactcatgtctaattctgcaggtcaccaagggcagccacaccaacctcaaatcccactactcaaacgacttcatttcttgtttacacataaccaaatgatcactaattgaccattaaaactcactttaaccatcacatgatcaaagtcttcatttgatacccaaaccctaaccctaacatctcaaatcatgcatttaacttgcatttcatcatttcacttaagagactaTTGTTAaggtagccatactaccattttagctccataaaaatcatcaaaaccttaccatatccaaggctaccaaaattatagaatgggcatacacatgatattttttaaattttttgcaattttacactcaatcatactccttcaacatgaatttgaagagaaacataagtttaagtcactaacctttaatggagctaatctcaagcttgtaagaactcttcttttacTCTTCCTTTTGCTCCCGAAAACTTCACCAagctgaaatatcaaggttttatgttgacacttagggtttttgttgaaagaaagctagggaaaatgaaggtttggaaagtttgttaatggaggagtgagggagaaggtgtaggacgttttgaagaagaagaaaagggctgctgttttttctagaattctgcctccttttttctattttaatgtattttaattgtcttgctttaatttgattggccatagcatttttaattacctcatgcttacataagcatgaagtaataaatcccattattttcattttcttttctttcattgcctattcatttttaaataaattttcattaatatttgttcatattttatgtcatataaattatttatttaattggacaagttggccaaaaatcatctctgaagacgaaatgaccaaaatgccctccgtttggcctaacgagccaaatttgtgtgta
The Hevea brasiliensis isolate MT/VB/25A 57/8 chromosome 15, ASM3005281v1, whole genome shotgun sequence genome window above contains:
- the LOC110644899 gene encoding uncharacterized protein LOC110644899 isoform X2, whose product is MAFSLCINATVLPQQQGKAGHRNSRCLESVRNLVRKFEVPSVVCAPQESLQKGNWVKLICGASFEDAVDIRNLSLVYTLAGVDCIDCAADESVVSAVNDGIQAARKIVHIRRPWVMISVNDDKDLHFRKAEFDPEECPPHCSRPCENVCPANAISLEEDKSPAHFSYGTEMLNVLKGGVITERCYGCGRCFPVCPYDKIREATYVRDATATAELIKRNDVEAIEIHTSGRQMASFKELWDGLGNSLGCLKLIAVSLPYTGDSTVSAMNAMYSVMEPQLKCLNLWQLDGRPMSGDIGRGTTRESIAFAVRLAAANSKPHGFFQLAGGTNAQTVDGLKREGLFQSALVADNKSVASSPYSANALIGGIAYGGYARKIVGRVLRSMQSQHGLACIEDYPEHLLEALTEALGLVGPVKCYDPFLQDS
- the LOC110644899 gene encoding uncharacterized protein LOC110644899 isoform X1, whose product is MAFSLCINATVLPQQQGKAGHRNSRCLESVRNLVRKFEVPSVVCAPQESLQKGNWVKLICGASFEDAVDIRNLSLVYTLAGVDCIDCAADESVVSAVNDGIQAARKIVHIRRPWVMISVNDDKDLHFRKAEFDPEECPPHCSRPCENVCPANAISLEEDKSPAHFSYGTEMLNVLKGGVITERCYGCGRCFPVCPYDKIREATYVRDATATAELIKRNDVEAIEIHTSGRQMASFKELWDGLGNSLGCLKLIAVSLPYTGDSTVSAMNAMYSVMEPQLKCLNLWQLDGRPMSGDIGRGTTRESIAFAVRLAAANSKPHGFFQLAGGTNAQTVDGLKREGLFQSALVAEDNKSVASSPYSANALIGGIAYGGYARKIVGRVLRSMQSQHGLACIEDYPEHLLEALTEALGLVGPVKCYDPFLQDS